One part of the Glycine soja cultivar W05 chromosome 11, ASM419377v2, whole genome shotgun sequence genome encodes these proteins:
- the LOC114376540 gene encoding ABC transporter G family member 15-like, translated as MEIEQATTNEKGVTDYGDTVSENNNNTNNNRRGMYLVWEDLTVVVPNFGNGHTRRLLDGLSGYAEPNRIMAIMGPSGSGKSTLLDALAGRLSRNVIMSGNVLLNGKKRRLDYGVVAYVTQEDIMLGTLTVRETISYSANLRLPSTMTKEEVNDIIEGTIMEMGLQDCADRLVGNWHLRGISGGEKKRLSIALEILTRPSLLFLDEPTSGLDSASAYFVAQTLRNLGHDGKSTVISSIHQPSSEVFALFDDLFLLSGGQTIYFGPAQKAVEFFAKAGFPCPSRRNPSDHFLRCINSDFDAVTTTMMACQRVHEEMSITGSLSTAAIKATLIEKYRWSEHATTARARIKEISTTEGHGFESKSKCEAKWWKQLSTLTRRSVVNMSRDVGYYWIRITIYVALSLSVGTIFYGVGSSYRAIFARGACGAFISGFMTFMSIGGFPSFIEEMKVFYKERLNGYYGVGVYILSNFLSSFPFVAVMSIATGTITYYMVKFRTEFSHYVYICLDLIGCIAVVESSMMIIASLVPNFLMGLIIGAGYIGVMMMTAGYFRQIPDLPKIFWRYPISYINYGAWGLQGAFKNDMIGMEFDSLEPGGPKLKGEIILKTMLGIRVDISKWWDLVAVMIILVLLRVLFFFILKFKERAAPFLYSIYARQTLQRIKKRPSFRKGPSFPSKRHQSLHPLSSQEGLNSPIH; from the exons ATGGAGATAGAGCAAGCCACTACCAATGAAAAGGGTGTTACCGACTATGGTGATACTGtttcagaaaataataataatactaataataataggaGAGGGATGTATCTCGTGTGGGAAGATTTAACTGTTGTAGTTCCAAATTTTGGGAATGGACACACAAGAAGATTGCTTGATGGGTTGAGTGGATATGCTGAACCTAACAGAATCATGGCTATCATGGGTCCTTCTGGCTCTGGAAAATCTACTCTTCTTGATGCTTTAGCAG GTAGACTCTCTAGAAACGTTATCATGTCTGGAAATGTGCTTTTAAATGGAAAGAAGAGGAGATTAGACTATGGAGTTGTA GCTTATGTGACTCAAGAAGACATAATGTTGGGAACACTAACAGTGAGAGAGACAATATCTTACTCAGCTAATCTAAGGCTTCCATCAACCATGACCAAAGAAGAGGTTAATGATATCATAGAGGGAACAATTATGGAGATGGGTCTTCAAGACTGTGCTGATCGGCTAGTAGGGAATTGGCACTTGAGAGGCATAAGCGGTGGAGAAAAGAAAAGGCTAAGCATAGCACTTGAAATCCTCACAAGGCCAAGCCTCTTGTTCCTTGATGAACCCACCAGTGGTCTAGATAGTGCTTCAGCATATTTTGTTGCCCAAACTTTGAGAAATTTAGGTCATGATGGCAAGAGTACTGTTATCTCTTCTATACATCAACCAAGTAGTGAGGTTTTTGCACTCTTTGACgatctctttcttctttctggCGGTCAAACAATTTATTTTGGACCAGCCCAAAAGGCAGTTGag TTCTTTGCCAAAGCAGGATTCCCTTGTCCAAGTAGAAGAAACCCTTCAGATCATTTCCTCCGTTGTATTAATTCAGACTTTGACGCTGTCACAACGACTATGATGGCCTGCCAAAGAGTACAT GAAGAAATGTCAATAACGGGATCGCTATCAACTGCAGCAATCAAAGCAACACTCATAGAGAAATACCGATGGTCAGAGCACGCAACCACTGCAAGagcaagaatcaaagaaatatCAACCACT GAAGGACATGGATTTGAAAGTAAAAGCAAATGCGAAGCAAAATGGTGGAAGCAACTATCAACGCTGACTCGTAGATCTGTCGTGAACATGTCTAGAGATGTGGGATACTACTGGATAAGGATAACTATCTATGTTGCCTTATCTCTCTCTGTTGGAACAATCTTTTATGGAGTTGGATCGAGTTATAGAGCCATTTTTGCAAGAGGAGCATGTGGCGCTTTTATATCTGGTTTCATGACATTCATGTCCATTGGGGGCTTCCCTTCTTTCATAGAAGAAATGaag GTTTTCTACAAAGAAAGACTCAACGGGTATTATGGCGTTGGAGTCTACATTCTATCAAATTTTCTCTCTTCATTTCCCTTTGTGGCAGTGATGTCCATTGCTACGGGGACAATAACCTATTATATGGTTAAGTTTCGTACAGAATTTTCACATTATGTGTATATCTGTCTGGATCTTATTGGCTGTATTGCGGTTGTGGAGAGCTCCATGATGATTATAGCTTCACTGGTTCCCAACTTCCTCATGGGATTGATAATTGGAGCGGGATATATT GGTGTTATGATGATGACCGCAGGCTATTTCCGTCAGATCCCAGATCTTCCTAAGATCTTCTGGCGTTACCCAATATCATACATCAATTATGGCGCATGGGGATTGCAG GGAGCTTTCAAGAATGACATGATTGGAATGGAGTTTGATTCCTTAGAACCTGGGGGCCCAAAACTGAAAGGAGAAATCATCCTCAAAACCATGCTTGGCATTCGAGTTGATATTTCAAAATGGTGGGACTTAGTTGCAGTCATGATCATCCTCGTATTGCTTagagttcttttctttttcattctcaaaTTCAAGGAAAGAGCTGCACCTTTTCTTTATAGTATCTACGCCAGGCAAACTCTGCAACGTATCAAGAAGCGACCTTCTTTCAGGAAAGGACCATCTTTCCCTTCCAAGCGTCACCAATCACTGCATCCCTTGTCTTCTCAAGAGGGTCTCAACTCCCCTATTCATTAG